Within Terriglobia bacterium, the genomic segment GACCGCGAAAACCATTTCCTGATCCAGGCAACGGATGATGTCAGCGCGGACATGGATCTGGCGTGGCTGGAAAATGGTATTTTCGGCGAACCCGGGAATCAGGTGAACTGTTTACAAGTGCATATTCCCTATGCACTTCTCAAAAGCTCACAAGCTGAAACGCTGAAACGGTGCCAGGAAATTGCTAAGGCGCTGGATTGGCGGATTTACGACGAACAAGAAGGAGCATATCTGAGATAATTTCATGGCTGTTGATCACCCTATCTATCCCCACGGGGAAGGGGGTTCAAAAACCAATAGGGGCATTGTGAAGAAGTGAATAAGAATGCTGTGCAAAAGAATATATGGGCTGGTTTAGCCCCGTTCCTCAACGAAGCTGGATTTAGGATCCTCGGAAATACCGCGCGCCGTTTTTTTCCGCTCTGGATCGATGTGATCGGGCTCCAATGGTTTGGCGGCGCTCTGGCGAAGCGCCTGGAGTGCACGCCGAATTCCTTCAGTGTGAGACTCGGATGCTATTTTCGCTTCATCCCTTCGATGGCATCGCTGGAAATGATGAACGGCGAACCTCTTCCTGAGGAAGCGCACTGCCATATCCGGAAGACTCTTTTCCGAGCTTTTGTTCAACCCGGGTGCAATCGAAAAGACATATGGTTTGTTGACACGGTAGGTAGTCACCTAGAGGAAATAACTTCTCAGTTGCAGGTCGGACTATCACAAGAGGCGCTTCCTTGGTTTCAGCGTTTTTCGGATTTGCGTGAAGTTTTGCGGATCCTGCGTGAGGATTCAGAGGACGAAGCCAAGGCATTTGGTTTTGGGAGAATCCAGTCACCCGTGCGCAATTTACTTACAGGATTCGTTGCGCTGCAAGTCGGCGATAAGAAACTGGCGGCAACTGACCTGCAAAAAGCGCTTGAAGCAGGTTGTTTTGGGACTTTGGCGCCTAAGATCGAATCGGCTATTGAACTTGCACGATAATCTAGAATCAGGGCTGGATGAGGTTTGAACCAGCCTCACGGCTATCTTAGTTCTTAAAATATCTTCGTCGAAAACGAATTGTTCCCGTATGGGAAGAGTCCCGAGGATGCTGAGGAAAAGGCGTAACGGAGCTTCCCCTCGTGCAATTGATTGAGGCCCAGGAAGAGCGATGCATGTGAGTTTGTACAATGGTGGGGCCGGCACTTCTGCCGGTGTTTGAAGCTCGATTTCTAGCCCTAGTCTCCTACGGCAACTTCCCTGAACGAAGCCGTCGCCAGACCACGACGCGCGATATGGCGCTTCGGCTGATATCTGGTCCGTTGCAACTGCCCTACCTCGTTACAATTTCACTCATCCATGATCTGGCCCCTGCGCACCATCAACTGTCAGAGATTACATAACCCTTCAAATCCTGCAAACATCATTCTGTCGGCGTGTTTTTTTGATCGCGGGTTGTCGGTTTATCGTCACACCATCACGCAACTTGTGATTCGGCGCCTACCTGTTTGGGCGGCTCGCCAGCGTCACGCATGCCCAGCCAACGAAGGATTGCCATTGCGGGACACCAGTTGGTAATCCCGGACTGGAACAGGTTCAACCCCACAAATGCCGTGAACAAGAACCAATAAGCGGATACCCAGTAGCCAAGTGCGAGCGAGATCAACACAAATGTGCCCGACATTAATCTGAGAGTGCGTTCAACTGTCATTGCTATACCTCCATCGTCATGCAACTGTTTCAGCCACGTTCTCCGGCGCATCAACGTGCGGTGGAATTGCATGTTCGTGCCGGCGTTCACTCAGGTAGTAGAGCACCGGCACCGCCATGCGCGAGAGAAACGTAGAAGCCACTTCACCGG encodes:
- a CDS encoding DUF4304 domain-containing protein translates to MNKNAVQKNIWAGLAPFLNEAGFRILGNTARRFFPLWIDVIGLQWFGGALAKRLECTPNSFSVRLGCYFRFIPSMASLEMMNGEPLPEEAHCHIRKTLFRAFVQPGCNRKDIWFVDTVGSHLEEITSQLQVGLSQEALPWFQRFSDLREVLRILREDSEDEAKAFGFGRIQSPVRNLLTGFVALQVGDKKLAATDLQKALEAGCFGTLAPKIESAIELAR
- a CDS encoding DUF2892 domain-containing protein; this translates as MTVERTLRLMSGTFVLISLALGYWVSAYWFLFTAFVGLNLFQSGITNWCPAMAILRWLGMRDAGEPPKQVGAESQVA